One Streptosporangium sp. NBC_01495 DNA window includes the following coding sequences:
- a CDS encoding sensor histidine kinase, with protein MSTGSRWPVRLRLTLAAVAMTIASGAALIAIATFSVYGLAGGYKTEEAAGAALQTVHLAKRGQLPAVVPLGKTDGMQLLNANGKVMAATPNLVGTPRMAHFTPSSTSVRKDEEVCDIPQYPGRCMDVVAFRIYQDEGDWILYAAAGQIPWYVHPELFALLVGASLTIVAMTAAGTYRTVTGALTPVRAIRRELKEITATDIGRRVPVPAARDEIKELAETINQTLDRLEASAEQQRRFTSDASHDLRSPLTAMRAQLEEALRYPDDIDWKPKTRALLDSLDRLQAIVADLLTLARLDSGVPARYERIDLGTLVGEELEGRERRVPVDRDLKAGVAITGDRLRLARLLTNLMDNAERHAASRIWVRVAQEGEAAVLEVIDDGAGIAPEQWELVFQRFTRLDAARSRDTGGTGLGLPIAREIALAHGGVLGLENSARGARFVLRIPLHPGPDGAPRPPAPSA; from the coding sequence GTGTCCACGGGGAGCAGGTGGCCGGTACGGCTTCGGCTCACGCTGGCCGCCGTCGCCATGACCATCGCGTCGGGGGCAGCCCTCATCGCGATCGCGACATTCTCCGTTTACGGTCTGGCGGGCGGTTACAAGACCGAGGAGGCGGCGGGCGCCGCGCTGCAAACCGTCCACCTGGCCAAACGCGGGCAACTACCCGCGGTGGTACCGCTGGGGAAGACCGACGGCATGCAGCTGCTGAACGCGAACGGCAAGGTCATGGCCGCGACCCCCAACCTGGTCGGCACTCCCCGGATGGCGCACTTCACCCCTTCCTCGACGAGCGTCAGGAAGGACGAGGAGGTCTGCGACATCCCCCAGTACCCCGGCAGGTGCATGGATGTCGTGGCCTTCCGGATCTACCAGGACGAAGGTGACTGGATCCTCTACGCCGCCGCCGGCCAGATCCCCTGGTACGTCCACCCGGAGCTGTTCGCCCTCCTCGTCGGCGCCTCCCTGACGATCGTGGCGATGACGGCGGCCGGCACCTACCGGACGGTGACGGGAGCCCTCACACCGGTGAGGGCGATCAGGCGTGAGCTGAAGGAGATCACCGCGACCGACATCGGCCGCCGGGTACCGGTCCCGGCCGCGCGGGACGAGATCAAAGAGCTGGCCGAGACGATCAACCAGACGCTGGACAGGCTGGAGGCGTCGGCCGAACAGCAGCGCAGGTTCACCTCCGACGCCTCCCACGACCTGCGCAGCCCGCTCACCGCCATGCGCGCCCAGCTGGAGGAGGCGCTGCGCTATCCCGACGACATCGACTGGAAGCCGAAGACCCGCGCGCTGCTCGACAGCCTGGACCGGCTCCAGGCGATCGTCGCGGACCTGCTGACACTGGCCAGACTCGACTCCGGCGTTCCCGCCCGGTACGAGCGGATCGACCTGGGCACGCTGGTCGGCGAGGAGCTGGAGGGGCGCGAGCGCCGCGTCCCGGTCGACAGGGACCTGAAGGCCGGGGTGGCGATCACCGGTGACCGGCTCCGCCTGGCCAGGCTGCTGACGAACCTGATGGACAACGCGGAGCGGCACGCCGCCTCCCGGATCTGGGTGAGGGTGGCCCAGGAGGGTGAGGCGGCCGTCCTGGAGGTGATCGACGACGGTGCCGGGATCGCGCCCGAGCAGTGGGAGCTGGTCTTCCAGCGGTTCACCCGGCTGGACGCCGCCCGCAGCAGGGACACCGGCGGCACGGGATTGGGGCTTCCCATCGCCAGGGAGATCGCCCTCGCGCACGGCGGCGTCCTGGGGCTGGAGAACAGCGCGCGGGGCGCCCGGTTCGTCCTGCGCATCCCCCTGCACCCCGGCCCGGACGGCGCCCCCCGCCCTCCCGCGCCCAGCGCCTGA
- a CDS encoding dipeptidase, whose protein sequence is MSADLHSDSVVADTHNDLLMAVTARPPRRWASFFRERWLPQLREGGVNLQVLPVFIDGQYRPEGSLRQTLRMIECAHVLAEGNADAVRLCLDGTQVDESLAEGRIALVLALESMPGLDAAVELVPTLHRLGVRVASIAHWGRTALADGSGEDATGSRLTAAGVETVREMERLGMIFDISHLGASGVEHVLELATRPVMATHSSARALRDHHRNLTDDQIRAVTATGGVVCVNFLAAFLSEDPAEYTLDRLVDHIEHIASVGGIDHVGLGPDFVREVMHDVTPPCCEMDYGVDPFAALPGLSGPSGLPLVTDALLKHGFADEEIVKIIGGNVHRLFRAELGRPA, encoded by the coding sequence ATGTCAGCCGACCTCCACAGCGACTCCGTGGTCGCCGATACCCACAACGACCTGCTGATGGCCGTCACCGCCAGGCCCCCTCGGCGGTGGGCGTCCTTCTTCCGCGAACGCTGGCTGCCCCAGTTGCGCGAGGGAGGGGTGAACCTCCAGGTGCTGCCGGTCTTCATCGACGGCCAGTACCGCCCCGAGGGCTCGCTCCGGCAGACCCTGCGCATGATCGAGTGCGCGCACGTGCTGGCCGAGGGCAACGCCGACGCCGTACGCCTCTGCCTGGACGGCACGCAGGTCGACGAGTCGCTCGCCGAGGGCAGGATCGCCCTGGTCCTGGCGCTGGAGAGCATGCCCGGCCTGGACGCCGCCGTCGAACTGGTGCCGACGCTGCACCGGCTCGGCGTGCGGGTCGCCTCGATCGCGCACTGGGGCCGTACCGCGCTGGCCGACGGCAGCGGCGAGGACGCCACCGGCAGCAGGCTCACCGCGGCGGGGGTGGAGACGGTACGGGAGATGGAACGGCTCGGCATGATCTTCGACATCTCCCACCTGGGCGCCTCCGGGGTGGAGCACGTGCTGGAGCTCGCGACCCGGCCGGTGATGGCCACCCACTCCTCGGCCCGCGCGCTGCGCGACCACCACCGCAACCTCACCGACGACCAGATCCGCGCGGTCACCGCGACCGGCGGCGTGGTGTGCGTCAACTTCCTGGCGGCCTTCCTCTCGGAGGATCCGGCCGAGTACACCCTGGACCGGCTGGTCGACCACATCGAGCACATCGCGAGCGTCGGCGGGATCGACCACGTGGGACTCGGTCCCGACTTCGTCCGCGAGGTCATGCACGACGTGACTCCCCCGTGCTGCGAGATGGACTACGGCGTCGACCCCTTCGCGGCCCTGCCGGGGCTGTCGGGCCCGAGCGGGCTGCCCCTGGTCACCGACGCCCTGCTCAAGCACGGCTTCGCCGACGAGGAGATCGTGAAGATCATCGGAGGGAACGTGCACCGGCTGTTCCGTGCCGAGCTGGGCAGGCCCGCTTGA
- a CDS encoding TetR/AcrR family transcriptional regulator: MARGFGRLRREDLLRTACDVIAAQGFGHTRTADIAQAAGVSQALLFYHFETKEKLFAQAFSYAAQLNLDALGKVEESGGSPLDRLRALLRFYPPSGKSKSWALWIDAWAESIRNAELEETSRRIDMRWKEALRAIIDDGVEAGIFTCADPEGVTWRVMSLIDGLSTQVTVHRRVLSRARMTEFIRTAAAAELGLSPAELS; encoded by the coding sequence GTGGCAAGGGGATTTGGGCGATTACGTCGTGAAGATCTGCTCCGGACCGCCTGCGATGTCATCGCGGCCCAGGGGTTCGGTCACACGCGGACCGCGGACATCGCCCAGGCGGCCGGGGTCAGCCAGGCGCTGCTCTTCTACCATTTCGAGACCAAGGAGAAGCTGTTCGCCCAGGCCTTCTCCTACGCCGCCCAGCTCAACCTGGACGCGCTCGGCAAAGTGGAGGAGTCGGGTGGCTCCCCCCTCGATCGGCTGCGAGCCCTGCTCAGGTTCTACCCGCCCAGCGGGAAGTCCAAGTCGTGGGCCCTGTGGATCGACGCCTGGGCGGAGTCGATACGCAACGCCGAGCTTGAGGAGACGTCCCGCAGGATCGACATGCGGTGGAAGGAGGCGCTCCGCGCGATCATCGACGACGGCGTCGAGGCCGGGATCTTCACCTGCGCGGACCCCGAGGGCGTGACCTGGCGGGTCATGTCCCTCATCGACGGCCTTTCCACGCAGGTGACGGTGCACCGGCGGGTGCTCTCGCGGGCGCGGATGACCGAGTTCATCCGGACGGCCGCGGCGGCGGAACTGGGTCTCTCCCCCGCCGAACTGAGCTGA
- a CDS encoding DMT family transporter, with protein MAVVAPRPILGIVLLIFVSAAWGSAFPLMKDLIVRMPVADLLTERYGIATLVLLALRPKRLRGLSESTWLTGILLGLLFGVGQTASAVSLHDLPSSVSGFTVGSYVVITPVLGLFLLGARTPARVWAAVVLAMGAMTTFTLLRGSEGDIALPALAATLLSAVLYAAHTLVLGNSAEARQNAYAVTVIQLGTIAVMTGVLAAPDGLTLPSTPGDWAILGHLSIVACALGFLARSWGQLHVSPVSAAVILSAQPLWVTALAVALYGEPLTMSVYLGGGLLALAMLLVVLPGGVLSSVRRGRDPVPPPRPSG; from the coding sequence ATGGCAGTGGTAGCTCCCCGGCCCATCCTGGGAATCGTGCTCCTGATCTTCGTCAGCGCCGCCTGGGGATCGGCTTTCCCGCTGATGAAGGACCTCATCGTCCGCATGCCCGTGGCGGACCTTCTCACCGAGCGGTACGGCATCGCCACACTCGTACTGCTCGCGCTCCGTCCGAAACGCCTGAGAGGGCTGTCGGAGAGCACCTGGCTGACCGGCATCCTGCTCGGCCTGCTGTTCGGCGTGGGCCAGACGGCCTCGGCGGTCTCGCTGCACGATCTGCCCTCGTCGGTCTCGGGGTTCACGGTCGGCTCGTACGTGGTGATCACCCCGGTTCTCGGGCTGTTCCTGCTCGGGGCCAGGACCCCGGCCCGCGTCTGGGCCGCGGTGGTGCTGGCCATGGGCGCGATGACCACGTTCACCCTGCTGAGGGGTTCGGAGGGTGACATCGCCCTGCCCGCGCTGGCCGCCACCCTGTTGTCGGCGGTCCTGTACGCGGCCCACACGCTGGTGCTCGGCAACTCCGCCGAGGCGCGGCAGAACGCCTACGCGGTCACGGTGATCCAGCTTGGCACCATCGCCGTCATGACGGGTGTCCTCGCCGCGCCGGACGGCCTGACCCTGCCCTCGACGCCGGGTGACTGGGCGATCCTCGGCCACCTGTCGATCGTGGCCTGCGCCCTGGGCTTCCTGGCCCGCTCCTGGGGTCAGCTCCACGTCTCGCCGGTGTCCGCCGCGGTGATCCTGTCGGCCCAGCCACTCTGGGTGACCGCCCTCGCCGTGGCGCTGTACGGGGAGCCGCTCACCATGAGCGTCTACCTCGGCGGGGGGCTGCTCGCCCTCGCCATGCTCCTGGTCGTGCTGCCCGGGGGAGTGCTCAGCTCAGTTCGGCGGGGGAGAGACCCAGTTCCGCCGCCGCGGCCGTCCGGATGA